A single genomic interval of Pseudodesulfovibrio sp. S3 harbors:
- the rfbF gene encoding glucose-1-phosphate cytidylyltransferase yields METVILCGGLGTRLREETEFRPKPMVNIGSRPILWHIMKIFAHHGHTDFVLPLGYKGEMIRDFFVNYEWMNNDITLELGKPDALCLHECHDETGWRITLADTGQATFKGGRIKRIEKYIEGDTFLLTYGDGVADVDINRLVEFHHTHGKIATITGVNPAQRFGEMKIDGTTVVSFREKPKEAGNNLINGGYMVLNRKIFDYLTPDEDCDFEYGPLERLAIDGELHVFQHNGFWACMDTLRDTEALNQIWNTGEAAWKVW; encoded by the coding sequence ATGGAAACCGTCATCCTCTGCGGAGGCCTGGGTACCCGTCTCCGCGAAGAAACCGAATTTAGGCCCAAGCCCATGGTCAACATAGGATCCCGCCCGATCCTCTGGCACATCATGAAGATATTCGCCCACCACGGGCACACCGACTTTGTCCTGCCGCTAGGCTATAAGGGCGAGATGATTCGTGATTTTTTCGTGAACTACGAATGGATGAACAACGACATTACCCTGGAACTGGGCAAACCCGATGCCTTATGCCTGCACGAATGCCATGATGAGACCGGGTGGCGAATCACCCTAGCCGACACCGGACAGGCTACCTTCAAGGGAGGCCGAATCAAACGCATTGAGAAATACATCGAAGGCGATACCTTCCTGCTGACCTACGGCGACGGCGTGGCCGATGTTGATATCAACAGGCTGGTCGAGTTCCACCATACCCACGGCAAGATCGCTACTATCACCGGTGTAAACCCGGCGCAGCGCTTCGGCGAGATGAAGATCGACGGCACCACCGTTGTCTCTTTCCGGGAAAAGCCTAAGGAGGCCGGGAACAATCTGATCAATGGCGGCTACATGGTCCTGAACCGCAAGATTTTCGACTACCTGACCCCGGACGAGGATTGTGACTTTGAGTATGGCCCGCTGGAGCGTCTCGCAATAGATGGAGAGCTCCACGTGTTCCAACACAATGGCTTCTGGGCATGCATGGACACCCTGCGCGACACTGAGGCACTCAACCAGATCTGGAATACGGGCGAGGCGGCCTGGAAGGTCTGGTAG
- a CDS encoding Fur family transcriptional regulator, which yields MKAPQIVFAEYLADENLKMTPQRRIILDTLLRQNEHLSSEELYARVKKRDASIGQATVYRTLKLLNDSGLIEALDFADGVTRYELSYGKDHHDHLICERCGKNIEIMDPVIERRQEELAREHGFRLLKHKMYLYGVCADCRK from the coding sequence ATGAAAGCCCCTCAAATTGTCTTTGCCGAATATCTGGCCGATGAGAACCTCAAAATGACTCCGCAGAGACGGATCATTCTAGACACTCTGCTGCGCCAAAACGAACATCTTTCTTCCGAAGAACTCTATGCCCGAGTAAAGAAGCGAGACGCGTCCATCGGCCAGGCAACGGTCTACCGGACCCTTAAACTGCTCAACGACTCCGGGCTGATCGAAGCACTTGATTTCGCGGATGGCGTGACACGCTACGAGCTGAGCTACGGCAAGGATCACCACGACCACCTTATCTGTGAACGATGCGGCAAAAACATCGAAATCATGGACCCGGTCATCGAACGTCGTCAGGAAGAGCTTGCCCGCGAACACGGCTTCAGGCTGCTGAAACACAAGATGTACCTTTACGGCGTCTGCGCAGACTGCCGCAAATAG
- the cysC gene encoding adenylyl-sulfate kinase: MMQYSDSLPAYNAESLLVHFRRAEQLKARAAEFKSVSLSPPQLSDLEMLLNRAYYPLEGYMGRKDYESVLSDMRLGDGSLWPLPICLGVNEEFAQSLTEGECLAVRDAEGFMLAVLNVSDIWKPDLEKEAVAIWGDTVPPGRVSACNCGLKKVWYVGGRVEGLAFPQRYDFTDIRLTPAEMHRFCADKGWRNIIGVQAGRPLHKADRAMLEEIALEVGASLLLSPLISPSTYSSVDHFSIVRCLQQFADTFPRNMAKLNLMPWFERKMGPKGALLRAIVNKNYGCTHMLVWDSGKAEPRLNVLSEDYQSHINWLAAQQEATGITPVKERCMALDAESGRYVSSETGGLCANDHDTIVRLLMQGETVPDWMSYPGVLKELGRKFKPRSKQGFTLFFTGLSGAGKSTLAKILYVKLLELNERPVTLLDGDIVRTNLSSELDFSREHRNLNVTRIGFVASEIVKNGGVAVCAPIAPYAESRRLVRENVEQYGGFIEIHVSTPLNVCEQRDRKGIYAKARAGIIKGLTGVDDPYVEPEKPELRIDTSELTPSEAAEEVMRFLSDNKYI, translated from the coding sequence ATGATGCAATATTCCGATTCACTCCCGGCCTATAATGCGGAAAGCCTGCTTGTTCATTTTCGGAGGGCCGAGCAACTCAAGGCCCGTGCCGCCGAATTCAAATCCGTATCTCTTTCTCCTCCGCAGCTCAGCGATCTGGAGATGCTTCTCAACAGGGCGTATTACCCCCTTGAAGGCTACATGGGCCGCAAGGATTACGAAAGCGTGCTCTCGGACATGCGGCTTGGGGACGGCTCCTTGTGGCCGTTGCCCATCTGTCTCGGCGTGAATGAAGAGTTCGCCCAGAGCCTGACCGAGGGCGAGTGCCTTGCAGTGCGGGATGCCGAGGGCTTCATGCTGGCCGTTCTTAACGTCAGCGACATCTGGAAGCCCGACCTGGAAAAGGAAGCCGTAGCCATATGGGGGGACACCGTCCCGCCCGGTCGGGTGAGCGCATGCAATTGCGGGCTGAAAAAAGTCTGGTATGTCGGCGGCAGGGTGGAAGGGCTTGCCTTTCCCCAGCGGTACGACTTCACGGATATCAGGCTGACGCCTGCCGAAATGCACCGCTTCTGCGCGGATAAGGGATGGCGTAACATCATCGGCGTCCAGGCCGGGCGGCCCCTGCATAAGGCGGATAGGGCCATGCTTGAGGAGATCGCCCTGGAAGTGGGAGCCAGTCTCCTTCTGTCGCCGCTGATATCACCCTCCACCTATTCCAGCGTGGACCATTTCAGCATTGTCCGCTGTCTCCAACAGTTTGCCGATACCTTTCCGAGGAACATGGCCAAGCTGAATCTCATGCCGTGGTTCGAGCGGAAGATGGGCCCCAAGGGTGCCTTGCTGCGGGCCATCGTGAACAAGAATTACGGCTGTACCCACATGCTTGTGTGGGACTCCGGCAAGGCCGAGCCAAGGCTCAACGTACTTTCCGAAGATTATCAGTCCCATATCAATTGGCTCGCCGCGCAGCAGGAAGCCACGGGCATCACTCCTGTCAAGGAGCGTTGCATGGCCCTTGATGCGGAGAGCGGACGCTATGTTTCTTCGGAAACCGGCGGACTGTGCGCCAACGATCACGACACCATTGTCCGGCTGCTCATGCAAGGGGAGACTGTCCCGGACTGGATGTCCTATCCGGGGGTGCTCAAGGAACTGGGCAGAAAATTCAAGCCGCGTTCCAAACAGGGGTTCACGCTCTTCTTTACTGGTCTCTCCGGCGCGGGCAAATCGACCCTGGCGAAGATCCTGTATGTGAAGCTGTTGGAACTCAATGAACGGCCTGTGACCCTGCTCGATGGAGATATCGTGCGTACGAACCTTTCCAGCGAGCTTGATTTCAGCCGGGAGCACAGAAACCTGAACGTCACCCGCATCGGCTTCGTGGCCAGTGAGATCGTCAAGAATGGGGGTGTGGCCGTATGTGCGCCGATCGCCCCGTATGCGGAATCGCGTCGTCTGGTCCGGGAGAATGTGGAGCAGTACGGCGGGTTCATAGAGATTCATGTGAGCACTCCGCTCAATGTCTGCGAGCAGCGTGACCGAAAGGGCATTTATGCCAAGGCCAGAGCGGGGATAATCAAAGGCCTGACCGGTGTGGATGATCCGTATGTCGAACCCGAAAAGCCGGAACTGCGCATTGACACGTCGGAGCTTACCCCAAGCGAAGCCGCTGAAGAGGTCATGCGGTTCTTGTCAGACAATAAATATATCTGA
- the phnE gene encoding phosphonate ABC transporter, permease protein PhnE, with protein MAERVGNEFVFDGQAADPVLLPIRFPRPSALAFVFYAVAVAFFVVSMRNTDFSLTGFVDGFPYIVDLVSEMFPPSLRRIDAVALSLLETLQMALVGTVFGVLFSLVLGILASKSQTPNKVLYYVSRNVIALFRTVPDLIWALFFVIMVGLGPFAGTLAIMIDTIGFCGRFFAEEMEEVDKGPQEALEALGASRIGTVFCAVIPAALPSFVNTALFSLEKATRSSVVLGLVGAGGIGIELKVSMDMFMYSEASTIILLIFGLVLVVEQFSSRLRKMII; from the coding sequence ATGGCTGAGCGAGTGGGAAATGAGTTTGTCTTTGACGGTCAGGCCGCTGATCCTGTGTTGCTGCCGATCCGGTTCCCCCGGCCAAGCGCATTGGCCTTTGTCTTCTACGCCGTTGCCGTTGCCTTTTTCGTCGTATCCATGCGGAACACGGACTTTTCTCTGACCGGATTCGTGGATGGTTTTCCTTACATCGTCGACCTTGTCAGCGAGATGTTTCCACCGTCCCTGCGGCGGATCGACGCCGTTGCCCTGTCCTTGTTGGAGACATTGCAGATGGCGCTGGTGGGGACGGTGTTCGGCGTGCTCTTCAGCCTGGTGCTCGGCATCCTGGCAAGCAAGAGCCAGACCCCGAACAAGGTGTTGTATTATGTGTCGCGGAACGTCATCGCGTTGTTTCGGACCGTGCCCGATCTCATATGGGCGTTGTTCTTCGTCATCATGGTGGGGCTGGGGCCGTTTGCAGGGACGCTGGCCATCATGATCGACACCATCGGATTTTGCGGCCGCTTCTTTGCCGAGGAGATGGAAGAGGTGGACAAGGGGCCGCAGGAGGCCCTGGAAGCCCTTGGGGCCAGCAGGATCGGGACGGTTTTCTGCGCCGTCATTCCGGCCGCCCTGCCTTCATTCGTGAATACCGCCCTGTTCAGCCTGGAAAAGGCCACACGTTCGTCCGTAGTGCTCGGACTCGTCGGCGCGGGCGGCATCGGGATAGAACTCAAGGTGTCCATGGACATGTTCATGTATTCGGAGGCGTCCACCATAATCCTGCTGATATTCGGGCTGGTGCTGGTGGTGGAGCAGTTCTCCTCCCGGCTGCGGAAGATGATTATTTAG
- the rfbC gene encoding dTDP-4-dehydrorhamnose 3,5-epimerase, whose protein sequence is MTITPLPMDGLYLVTTQPIEDERGSFARVFCSQEFKTIGLTKPLAQINLSQTVAPGSIRGMHFQHPPHAETKIVRCLRGSVFDIAVDLRQGSPTFLQWHGQKLTSENRQALFIPEGFAHGFQVLEPDSELLYLHTAPYSPDAEGGVRFDDPALSIEWPLPPSDLSERDRNHPLIDPTFKGIRI, encoded by the coding sequence ATGACCATCACCCCTTTACCCATGGACGGCCTGTATCTGGTCACCACCCAACCCATCGAGGATGAACGCGGCTCCTTCGCCCGCGTCTTCTGCTCACAGGAATTTAAGACCATCGGCTTGACCAAGCCGCTCGCACAGATCAACCTCTCCCAAACTGTTGCCCCCGGAAGCATCCGGGGCATGCATTTCCAACACCCACCCCACGCCGAAACCAAGATCGTCCGCTGTTTGCGGGGGAGCGTCTTCGATATTGCCGTAGATCTGCGCCAAGGGTCGCCGACCTTTCTGCAATGGCACGGGCAGAAGCTGACCTCAGAGAATCGGCAAGCCCTATTCATCCCCGAAGGGTTTGCCCACGGGTTCCAGGTCCTCGAGCCGGACTCGGAGTTGCTCTATCTGCATACCGCTCCCTACAGCCCGGACGCCGAGGGCGGGGTCCGCTTCGACGACCCGGCCCTGAGCATCGAGTGGCCGCTGCCCCCTTCCGACCTCTCTGAGCGGGACAGGAACCACCCCCTCATAGACCCCACATTCAAAGGGATACGAATATGA
- a CDS encoding NAD(P)-dependent oxidoreductase → MKKRILVTGATGFIGRHAVRALTRRGETVTVVGRSTDRLLFFKDNPRVSRVVLDLDDLPKDLHKTLGRPTHCLHLAWPGLPNYLADRHMEHALPQSKRFLDALLREGLQRLVVAGTCFEYGMIEGELREDMIITPTTLYGQAKNQLRLHLEDRVRGTGCTLSWARLFYLHGEGQSPNSLFAQLDRAIDENKSDFDMSGGKQIRDYLPVDTAAGILAVLLLDNPHPSTVNVCSGRQTELRTLVKEHLRRRSSSIRLNLGVFPYPEWEPFRFWGSTDRLNELLSQSPKAQL, encoded by the coding sequence ATGAAAAAACGCATCCTTGTCACCGGCGCCACAGGCTTCATCGGCAGGCACGCAGTGCGCGCCCTGACCAGGCGTGGCGAGACAGTCACGGTCGTGGGGCGTTCCACTGATAGGCTGCTTTTTTTTAAGGATAACCCGCGCGTTTCCCGCGTAGTCCTGGATCTCGACGACCTCCCCAAAGACCTCCATAAAACCCTGGGGCGCCCCACCCACTGTCTCCACCTGGCATGGCCCGGGCTGCCCAACTATCTGGCAGACCGCCACATGGAACACGCCCTGCCGCAAAGCAAGCGGTTCCTCGACGCCCTCCTGCGGGAAGGGCTCCAACGGCTGGTGGTGGCCGGAACCTGCTTTGAATACGGCATGATCGAGGGAGAGCTTCGCGAGGATATGATAATCACCCCGACCACCCTATATGGCCAGGCCAAGAATCAGCTCAGACTCCACCTCGAGGATCGCGTCCGGGGGACCGGCTGCACTCTGAGCTGGGCAAGGCTCTTCTATCTCCACGGAGAGGGTCAGTCACCCAATTCCCTGTTCGCCCAACTGGACAGGGCCATCGATGAAAACAAGAGCGATTTTGACATGTCCGGCGGGAAACAGATAAGAGATTATCTACCAGTGGACACCGCTGCCGGGATTCTCGCAGTCCTTCTGCTCGACAACCCTCACCCCAGCACGGTGAACGTCTGCTCGGGCCGACAGACGGAACTCAGAACGTTAGTGAAAGAACACCTACGTCGCCGGAGCAGCTCGATCCGACTCAATTTAGGAGTTTTCCCGTATCCGGAATGGGAGCCGTTTCGGTTCTGGGGCAGCACTGACCGGCTCAACGAATTGCTGTCACAGTCCCCAAAAGCACAATTGTAA
- the phnF gene encoding phosphonate metabolism transcriptional regulator PhnF — protein sequence MNESVSYADNYDRRFLLNRNHRSPLWQQIALALEKEIRQGQFAPGDQLPSEGTLAKWYRVNRHTVRRALSELQSRMLIKSERGRGSFVNESVVEYHVSRRTRFSEILNRQNCAPDGILMRHKVMEPAKSVSEALQIPVTSPVAMLDIMRKADGRPLSLTTHYFPLPRFAGIHDTFKKTRSITACFVAHGVEDYFRDETRIVTRPPTTEEARQLGLPRNRPILETRSINVDELGLPVDFGITRYVGDKIQLVIKTF from the coding sequence ATGAATGAGTCAGTATCCTATGCCGACAACTACGACAGGCGTTTCCTGTTGAACAGAAATCACCGTTCACCCCTATGGCAGCAGATTGCTTTGGCCCTGGAAAAAGAAATACGTCAGGGACAGTTCGCACCCGGGGACCAACTGCCATCCGAGGGCACTTTGGCGAAATGGTACAGAGTGAACCGCCACACCGTCCGGCGCGCCCTGTCCGAACTCCAGAGCAGAATGTTGATAAAATCGGAGCGGGGGCGCGGCTCCTTTGTCAACGAAAGCGTTGTCGAATATCACGTATCACGGCGCACCCGATTCAGCGAAATACTGAACCGTCAGAACTGTGCCCCTGACGGGATACTCATGCGCCACAAAGTGATGGAACCTGCCAAATCCGTTTCCGAAGCACTCCAGATACCCGTAACCTCTCCGGTGGCCATGCTCGACATAATGCGCAAGGCCGATGGCCGCCCCCTGTCGTTGACCACGCATTACTTTCCCCTGCCACGATTTGCAGGGATACATGACACGTTCAAGAAAACCCGGTCGATAACGGCTTGTTTCGTCGCCCACGGGGTCGAGGACTACTTTCGGGACGAGACGCGAATCGTCACCCGTCCGCCGACCACGGAGGAAGCCAGACAACTCGGCCTCCCCCGGAACCGCCCGATTCTGGAAACGAGATCCATCAATGTGGACGAACTCGGGCTTCCCGTCGACTTCGGCATCACGCGCTATGTCGGCGACAAGATCCAGTTGGTCATCAAGACATTTTGA
- a CDS encoding class I SAM-dependent methyltransferase — protein sequence MRNTKTLLRPCPVCGATHGTVLRAMRFAVFDDCPLTGEFEVILCDECSFVFYDTPNTLEDFTLFYEQHYFVSGYTAKGDVAVMRAKNSPFEVMGPRLRDDARICDIGCGKGDLLLSFKRQGYANLFGVDPSLDCVEYLNREHDLNVTLGTATDTVHQPGSFDCILSTHTFEHIMDLPEAARSIADLLADEGLAYIEVPDLTRYDAFPGRAPITYLFYEHINHFTPYTLKRLFAEAGLTMIDYGRKVLDEELEPSIPGCFAVLQKGNKLAVPDKVQTLEPGSPDEYLKLFAGDSTPANRTLQKLAESGAEVYIWGINFFLQRVMAMTPLKDCNIVALIDRDAIKQTKTIEGKPISPPSAIEGASPDSAVVVWRGPCGASISHDLKNAGYSGTIVVA from the coding sequence ATGCGAAATACCAAAACTTTACTCCGTCCCTGCCCCGTCTGCGGCGCGACCCACGGCACAGTGCTGCGGGCCATGCGCTTCGCCGTGTTCGATGACTGCCCGCTGACCGGCGAGTTCGAAGTGATCCTCTGCGACGAGTGCTCCTTCGTCTTCTACGACACACCCAACACCCTCGAGGACTTCACCCTTTTCTACGAACAGCACTATTTCGTCTCCGGTTACACCGCCAAGGGTGACGTGGCGGTCATGCGGGCCAAGAACTCACCCTTCGAGGTCATGGGGCCTCGACTGCGCGACGACGCCCGTATTTGCGACATCGGCTGCGGCAAAGGCGACCTACTCCTGTCCTTCAAGCGACAGGGGTACGCCAACCTGTTCGGCGTGGACCCGTCTCTGGATTGTGTGGAGTACCTCAACCGGGAGCACGACCTGAACGTGACCCTGGGCACGGCAACCGACACAGTACACCAACCAGGGAGCTTCGACTGCATTCTCTCGACGCACACCTTCGAGCACATTATGGACCTGCCCGAGGCGGCCCGGTCCATAGCCGACCTGCTCGCCGATGAAGGACTGGCCTACATCGAAGTCCCGGATCTGACCCGGTACGATGCCTTCCCGGGTAGGGCCCCGATCACCTACCTCTTCTACGAACACATCAACCACTTCACCCCGTACACCCTGAAGCGGCTGTTTGCCGAGGCCGGACTGACCATGATCGACTACGGCCGCAAGGTGCTGGACGAGGAACTAGAGCCGTCCATCCCCGGCTGCTTCGCGGTCCTGCAGAAGGGCAACAAGCTTGCAGTGCCAGACAAGGTCCAAACGCTCGAGCCAGGCTCTCCCGATGAATACCTCAAGCTGTTCGCCGGGGACTCCACCCCGGCCAACCGGACCCTGCAGAAGCTGGCCGAATCCGGGGCCGAAGTATACATCTGGGGCATCAACTTTTTCCTCCAGCGAGTCATGGCCATGACCCCGCTCAAGGACTGCAACATCGTCGCCCTCATCGACAGGGACGCAATCAAGCAGACCAAGACCATCGAGGGCAAACCGATCAGCCCACCTTCGGCAATAGAAGGTGCCTCTCCCGACTCCGCCGTGGTCGTCTGGCGCGGCCCCTGCGGGGCATCCATTTCCCATGATCTCAAAAACGCAGGGTACTCAGGCACCATCGTCGTGGCCTGA
- the rfbG gene encoding CDP-glucose 4,6-dehydratase: MFGNTFHGKRVFLTGHTGFKGSWLTLWLNLLGAEVKGFSLEPPSTPSMFELLDMDRDFRGIKGDIRDLKELKAAMHDARPELVVHMAAQPLVRRSYREPVETFTTNVLGTVNVLEAVRSTPTVRGVINVTSDKCYENREQGHAFRETDPMGGNDPYSASKGCAELAAHSWNASFFEAKDVILASVRAGNVIGGGDFGEDRLLPDMVRAFSLGEPVSIRSPKAIRPWQHVLEPLSGYLTLARAILNGDRKATGGWNFGPSGSDTLTVGEIADRFAGLWPGTARIQADADDHPHEAQVLHLDCAKVRERFDWLPRTDVTTALKWTSEWYAAWSTDPTVLMDLTRAQIRQYEGIR, translated from the coding sequence ATGTTTGGGAACACCTTCCACGGCAAACGCGTCTTCCTGACGGGCCACACCGGTTTCAAGGGGAGCTGGCTGACCCTCTGGCTGAATCTGCTCGGGGCAGAGGTAAAAGGCTTCTCCTTGGAACCGCCGTCCACGCCCTCCATGTTCGAACTTCTAGACATGGACCGAGATTTCCGGGGGATCAAGGGGGACATCCGCGACCTCAAAGAGCTGAAAGCGGCCATGCATGACGCCCGTCCAGAACTGGTTGTGCACATGGCGGCCCAGCCGCTGGTTCGCCGCTCCTACCGCGAGCCGGTGGAGACCTTCACCACCAACGTTCTCGGCACTGTCAACGTACTTGAGGCGGTCCGCTCCACCCCCACCGTGCGCGGGGTGATCAACGTGACCAGCGACAAGTGCTACGAAAACCGGGAGCAGGGACACGCCTTCCGGGAGACCGATCCCATGGGTGGCAACGACCCATACTCGGCCAGCAAGGGGTGCGCCGAGCTGGCGGCCCACTCCTGGAATGCATCCTTTTTCGAGGCCAAGGACGTCATCCTGGCCTCAGTCCGGGCGGGCAACGTCATCGGCGGTGGGGACTTCGGCGAGGACCGGCTCCTGCCGGACATGGTCCGGGCTTTCTCCCTCGGGGAACCGGTATCCATCCGCTCCCCCAAGGCAATCCGTCCCTGGCAGCACGTCCTCGAGCCACTTTCCGGATACCTGACCCTGGCCCGGGCGATCCTGAACGGCGACCGGAAGGCCACGGGCGGATGGAATTTCGGTCCGTCAGGGTCCGACACCCTGACTGTAGGCGAAATCGCCGACCGCTTCGCCGGGCTGTGGCCCGGGACGGCTCGGATTCAGGCGGACGCGGACGACCACCCGCACGAGGCCCAGGTTCTGCACCTGGACTGTGCCAAGGTCCGCGAGCGTTTTGACTGGCTTCCCAGGACCGACGTAACCACCGCGCTGAAATGGACCTCTGAATGGTATGCGGCCTGGAGCACCGACCCCACAGTCCTCATGGACCTGACGCGGGCCCAGATCCGCCAATACGAAGGGATACGATGA
- a CDS encoding phosphonate ABC transporter ATP-binding protein produces the protein MFKFNMPAGEHASAGRSIESCEIDVRGLSKSFGRNAVLNGVDLTVKKGEAVALVGSNGAGKSTLLRCLLRLIEPTEGSVQMGGAEVMALNRSHLRKLRSEVGFVFQKHNLVPRLSALTNVLHGAQSRKRGPRVWWHMLATAGERQEAMRCLQLVGLSHVAEQRVDRLSGGQSQRVAIARALMQRPRIMFADEPVASLDPNAGEEVMRLFVDLIRSRGLTLVYTSHSVRHALEYSDRVVGLRAGKVELDSRSSDLSADALRRIYG, from the coding sequence ATGTTCAAATTCAATATGCCCGCCGGGGAACATGCCTCGGCGGGCCGCTCCATCGAGTCTTGCGAGATTGATGTACGCGGCCTTTCCAAGTCGTTCGGGCGCAACGCTGTCCTGAACGGCGTGGACCTGACTGTGAAAAAAGGAGAGGCAGTGGCCCTTGTCGGGTCCAACGGGGCGGGCAAGTCCACCTTGTTGCGTTGTCTGCTCCGACTCATCGAGCCTACGGAAGGTTCGGTCCAAATGGGTGGCGCCGAAGTCATGGCCTTGAACCGCTCTCATTTGCGCAAACTGAGAAGCGAGGTCGGTTTCGTCTTCCAAAAGCACAACCTTGTCCCGCGTCTGTCGGCGTTGACCAATGTCCTGCATGGGGCGCAAAGCAGGAAACGCGGCCCCCGGGTCTGGTGGCACATGCTGGCGACCGCAGGGGAACGCCAGGAGGCCATGCGCTGTCTTCAGCTTGTGGGGTTGTCCCATGTCGCGGAACAGCGCGTGGACCGACTCTCCGGCGGCCAGTCGCAGCGGGTGGCCATAGCACGGGCCCTCATGCAGCGGCCGAGGATCATGTTTGCGGACGAACCCGTGGCCAGCCTCGACCCCAACGCCGGGGAAGAGGTCATGAGGCTCTTTGTGGATTTGATCCGCAGCAGGGGGCTGACCTTGGTGTACACGTCCCATTCCGTGCGGCATGCCCTGGAGTATTCCGACCGGGTGGTGGGCCTGAGGGCGGGCAAGGTGGAACTGGACTCTCGGTCAAGTGATTTAAGTGCCGATGCCTTGCGGAGGATATATGGCTGA
- a CDS encoding class I SAM-dependent methyltransferase: MNCRHCNTPLEHLFIDLGEHPPSNSFVTANRLSEPEPKYPLKVYTCSNCFLVQVDEYKQSTEIFNEEYVYYSSYSSSWLEHAQRYADMAAHRFNLDENSLVTEIASNDGYLLQFMREKKIPCYGVEPSTATADVAATKGIESVRDFFGSKLAEQLRHERGPVDLLIGNNVLAHVPDINDFVQGIGIILREGGTATLEFPHLMRLVAERQFDTIYHEHFSYLSLNTVGRILSRAGLRIFDVEELPTHGGSLRVFICHEDDARETGGTVTEILGRESAAGMNTLPYYDTFQAGADAIRDDLLEFLREKKREGKSVAAYGAAAKGNTLLNYCGVTTDLIDFCVDASPHKQGLFMPQSHIPILAPETLKDRRPDYVLILPWNIKNEILRQHGYIADWGGSFFTAIPELHTI; encoded by the coding sequence ATGAACTGTCGCCACTGCAACACCCCGCTCGAACACCTTTTCATCGACCTCGGCGAGCATCCGCCTTCCAACTCATTCGTGACCGCAAACCGGCTTAGCGAACCCGAGCCCAAGTATCCCCTGAAGGTCTACACCTGCTCCAACTGCTTCTTGGTCCAGGTGGACGAGTACAAGCAATCCACGGAAATATTCAACGAGGAATACGTCTACTATTCCTCTTACAGTTCCTCCTGGCTTGAACACGCCCAGCGCTACGCGGACATGGCAGCGCACCGCTTCAACCTGGACGAAAACTCACTTGTGACAGAGATCGCCTCCAACGATGGCTACCTGCTTCAATTCATGCGTGAAAAAAAAATTCCCTGCTATGGGGTGGAGCCGTCCACGGCCACGGCGGACGTCGCGGCCACAAAAGGTATTGAGTCCGTGCGCGACTTTTTCGGCAGCAAGCTGGCCGAACAGCTCAGACATGAACGCGGTCCGGTGGACCTACTCATCGGCAACAACGTCCTGGCGCACGTGCCGGACATCAACGATTTCGTTCAGGGCATTGGGATAATCCTCAGAGAAGGCGGCACGGCTACCCTTGAATTTCCGCACCTTATGCGACTCGTGGCCGAACGCCAGTTCGACACTATCTACCACGAACACTTCTCTTACCTCTCACTGAACACGGTCGGGCGCATCCTCTCCAGAGCCGGGCTACGCATCTTCGACGTGGAAGAGTTGCCCACTCACGGAGGGTCCCTTCGCGTCTTCATCTGCCACGAAGACGACGCGCGGGAGACCGGCGGGACGGTAACGGAAATCCTCGGGCGTGAATCCGCCGCAGGCATGAATACCCTTCCCTACTACGACACCTTCCAGGCGGGGGCTGACGCCATCCGGGACGATCTTCTCGAGTTCCTGAGAGAGAAAAAGCGCGAGGGCAAGTCCGTCGCCGCCTACGGGGCCGCAGCCAAGGGCAACACCCTGCTTAATTATTGCGGCGTAACTACCGACTTAATCGATTTCTGCGTGGACGCCTCGCCGCATAAACAGGGGCTGTTCATGCCCCAGAGCCATATCCCGATCTTAGCCCCAGAAACACTCAAAGACCGCAGACCGGACTACGTCCTAATCCTACCATGGAATATAAAAAATGAAATTTTACGCCAGCACGGGTATATAGCTGACTGGGGCGGCTCCTTCTTTACAGCAATCCCAGAATTACACACGATCTAA